A stretch of the Streptomyces sp. WMMB303 genome encodes the following:
- a CDS encoding MFS transporter — MTESRTARPGLTLAAVAVVQFMVSLDLSVVNVGLPKIAEGLGFSDAGLTWVIHAYALTFGGLLLLGGRTADRYGRKRVLLLGLALFGLASLVGGLAHEPGHLVAARAAQGVGAAALAPAALAVLAETFLEGRARVRAFGVWSAMNAAGGAMGVLMGGLLTEYADWRWVMFVNVPMAACALALAWRGVADSAPAPRGRPDVLGAVLVTAGTTLLVFGIVRTDRYAWGSLVTLVTLAVAAVLLAAFLHVERTTAREPLVRLGLFANRSVAGANTYNLLVGAAMAASFYFVSLYLQQVLGNGPALTGVMFLPFALAVIAGSVLAIVLGYRVAPRTLLVVGGSLTAAGFAWFGLISADGAFATDVLGPSVVAGAGFGLCLGPVVSTATAGVAAHEVGTASGLLNSSRQIGASLGLAVLGTAAQHRAGGAVTPEALNTGYALGLRLGAGLLAAAVLVALLVLRRSGPPARAERAERGDDHDAVPVLD, encoded by the coding sequence ATGACGGAGAGCCGAACCGCCCGCCCCGGATTGACGCTTGCCGCGGTGGCTGTCGTGCAGTTCATGGTGTCGCTGGACCTGTCGGTCGTGAATGTCGGACTCCCGAAGATTGCCGAGGGTCTCGGCTTCAGCGATGCGGGCCTGACCTGGGTCATCCACGCCTACGCCCTCACCTTCGGCGGGCTGCTGCTCCTGGGAGGCCGGACCGCGGACCGGTACGGCCGCAAGCGCGTCCTGCTGCTCGGGCTGGCTCTGTTCGGCCTTGCCTCGCTGGTCGGGGGCCTCGCCCATGAGCCCGGCCACCTCGTCGCCGCCCGGGCCGCGCAGGGCGTGGGGGCCGCCGCGCTGGCACCGGCCGCGCTGGCGGTGCTGGCCGAGACGTTCCTCGAGGGGCGGGCGCGGGTCCGGGCCTTCGGTGTGTGGAGTGCGATGAACGCCGCGGGCGGCGCCATGGGCGTGCTGATGGGCGGGTTGCTCACCGAGTACGCCGACTGGCGCTGGGTGATGTTCGTGAACGTGCCGATGGCCGCCTGCGCGCTGGCACTGGCCTGGCGCGGCGTCGCCGACAGCGCGCCGGCTCCCCGTGGCCGTCCGGACGTGCTCGGTGCCGTCCTGGTGACGGCGGGGACGACGCTGCTGGTGTTCGGCATCGTCCGGACCGACCGGTACGCCTGGGGCTCGCTGGTCACTCTGGTGACGCTGGCGGTCGCCGCTGTGCTGCTGGCCGCGTTCCTCCACGTCGAGCGGACCACGGCCCGCGAACCGCTGGTCCGGCTGGGCCTGTTCGCCAACAGATCGGTCGCGGGTGCGAACACCTACAATCTCCTGGTGGGTGCGGCGATGGCCGCGTCCTTCTACTTCGTCTCCCTCTACCTCCAGCAGGTCCTCGGGAACGGTCCGGCGCTGACCGGGGTGATGTTCCTGCCCTTCGCCCTCGCGGTGATCGCCGGGTCGGTGCTCGCCATCGTCCTCGGCTACCGCGTCGCGCCCCGCACCCTGCTGGTCGTCGGCGGGTCGCTGACCGCGGCCGGGTTCGCCTGGTTCGGCCTGATCAGCGCCGACGGCGCCTTCGCCACCGATGTCCTCGGGCCGTCGGTCGTCGCCGGGGCCGGCTTCGGGCTCTGCCTCGGGCCCGTCGTCTCCACCGCCACCGCGGGGGTGGCAGCGCATGAGGTGGGTACCGCGTCCGGCCTGCTCAACAGCTCTCGCCAGATCGGTGCCTCCCTCGGGCTGGCGGTACTGGGCACCGCGGCCCAGCACCGCGCCGGCGGCGCCGTCACTCCCGAGGCGCTCAACACGGGGTACGCGCTCGGCCTGCGCCTCGGCGCCGGGCTGTTGGCCGCCGCCGTCCTCGTCGCGCTTCTCGTCCTGCGCCGGTCCGGCCCGCCCGCACGTGCCGAGCGGGCCGAGCGGGGCGACGACCACGATGCCGTGCCTGTGCTGGACTGA